The genome window GTCGGCCAGCGCCGAGGAGATGACCGCGGGCATGGACAACGTCGCTCATTCCAGCGCGGAGATAGCCGAGCAGATCGGCCATATGAACAGCTCCATGGACGAGCAGGGCCGCATGACCGAGAGCATGGCGGCGACCGCGGCCGACCTGGTGAGGCTGTCCGAGGAGATGGAGAGGTCCGTGGCGAGGTTCAGGGTCGCGACGGGAGAGACGGGACTGGTGCCGAAGAAGTAGCGGCGACCGGGAACGCGATTCGCTAATGGAGAAGCAGGGCGCCTGGCGGCTCCCTGCTTTTTACTGTCTCTGTCATTCCGAGCGCTGGGGAAGGCGGCCAGAAGCATGCCGCCCAAGCGATCGACACGAACGGAAAAATCGTCCGTTCGGTCGCCTGCTTGTGTCATTCCGAGCGAACGCGAGGAATCCGGGTTTAACGACTGCGCCGGGGCGAGTGAACTACTCCTTCCCGGCGCAGTCGGCGCAGAGGCCGTACAGGGTCAGCTGCCTCTTGAAGACGACGCAGCCGGGGAGGGATTCCGGCACTCCCTCGCACTCGGCGCCCAGAGGGCTTTCGCTCGGGTCCACGTCGACCAGGGCCTTGCACTTGACGCAGAAGAAGTGGTGGTGCGGCTCTGCTGCGGTGTCGTAACGCACGCCGCCGTCGCCGAAGTGCTCGACCTCCGACACAACGCCCAGGTTGATCATCTCGCGTATCGTATTGTACACGGTGGTCCTGGAGACCTCCGGCATGGTCTCCAGGACCTTCCTGTAGACCTCCTCCACGGTCGGATGGGTCCTGTCGTGGATTAGAATGTCTATGATAAGTCGCCGCTGCGGAGTGAGCTTCAGACCTTTGGCCCTGAGCATTCCGGAGATCTGTTCGACAGAGCGCACGGCGGGTCACTTCCTTTCTCGTCTTATCTTGTAACAATTCTAAACAAAGATCTATTTTAAGTCAATAAAAAAGACCCCTTCGCGGGGTCTTTTTTCTCGGCCCTTGGCGAGCCTTCTCCAGGGCTACCTGTCGTAGATCTTGAACAGCGCCTGGGTGCCGAAGTCCTCTCCGCCCTCCCCGGCAAGCCTGGTGTAGAGCTCGAAGGCCTTTTCAAGCCCCGGGGCCTCCAGCCCCATCCGCTCGGACTCCTCGATGGCTATCCTCATGTCCTTTATGAAGTGCTTGACGAAGAAGCCGGGGGCGAAGTCGCCCGCGAGCATACGGGGCGCGAGGTTCGACAGGGACCAGCTTCCCGCCGCGCCTCCCGTGATGGCCGCCAGCACTCGCTCCGGGTCGAGTCCTGATTTCTTGGCGTATGCGACCGCCTCGCAGACTCCCATCATGTTCGACGCTATTGCTACCTGGTTGGCCATCTTGGTGTGCTGACCGCTGCCCGGACCGCCCATGAGCAGGATGCTCTTGCCCATCAGCTCGAAGAGGGGCATGACGTCCTCGAATGCCCCCTCGTCC of Synergistaceae bacterium contains these proteins:
- a CDS encoding methyl-accepting chemotaxis protein codes for the protein SASAEEMTAGMDNVAHSSAEIAEQIGHMNSSMDEQGRMTESMAATAADLVRLSEEMERSVARFRVATGETGLVPKK
- a CDS encoding transcriptional repressor → MRSVEQISGMLRAKGLKLTPQRRLIIDILIHDRTHPTVEEVYRKVLETMPEVSRTTVYNTIREMINLGVVSEVEHFGDGGVRYDTAAEPHHHFFCVKCKALVDVDPSESPLGAECEGVPESLPGCVVFKRQLTLYGLCADCAGKE
- a CDS encoding NAD(P)-dependent oxidoreductase; this translates as MKLVKGNSVVGFIGLGVMGRSMAGHILKGGYDLLVYSRTKKKALDLLTQGAVWKDDPSSLAEKSDVVITMVGFPKDVEDVYLGERGIVEAARPGTILVDMTTSSPALARRIAEEASRRGLLSLDAPVSGGDKGAREATLSIMSGGDEGAFEDVMPLFELMGKSILLMGGPGSGQHTKMANQVAIASNMMGVCEAVAYAKKSGLDPERVLAAITGGAAGSWSLSNLAPRMLAGDFAPGFFVKHFIKDMRIAIEESERMGLEAPGLEKAFELYTRLAGEGGEDFGTQALFKIYDR